One genomic region from Polyangiaceae bacterium encodes:
- a CDS encoding GMC family oxidoreductase, with amino-acid sequence MILRGSERLSDERIDVDVVVVGTGAGGGMAMRELSRAGLSVVALEEGSHVETPSMTQREDEMLPRLYQERGGRMNQDLTIRVLGGRCVGGSTVHNINLCKRLAPEILQAWQEGHAVRGLSGASLAPDFESVERDLSVSEIPASDRNANNRVLQRGVEALGWRGGPLRHNRVGCQKSGFCEVGCPFGAKQNAARVLVPAALAAGATLYTQTQALRVRHEAGRVSGVMAALLDERGRPHHTLEIRSKLVVLAGSAIGSAVLAAKSGLPDPNFRLGRRLHLHPGAPVVGVFDEAIDGFKGIPQSYECTEWLDLAAGSDRRIWITTAFAHPIGAAVTLPGFGPKHFEWMQRYRHIAVLTAMIHDETVGQVRVKRDGRPLIEYSLGESDRRQLARGVRACARLLFAAGAKSVLVPSNPPIELRDPSGLDDLASEAVIPLSAASSMGLAAAHPMSTLPMGDDPKRAVVDSRGQHHQVRGLYVVDGSVFPTSIGGPPQIPIYTLSKHLCRHAVDAHRQG; translated from the coding sequence GTGATCTTGCGCGGCTCCGAGCGCCTTTCGGACGAGCGCATCGACGTCGACGTCGTCGTAGTGGGCACCGGTGCGGGGGGCGGTATGGCGATGCGCGAGCTGTCGCGCGCCGGCCTTTCCGTGGTCGCGCTGGAAGAAGGCTCGCACGTCGAGACGCCGAGCATGACGCAACGGGAGGACGAAATGCTGCCGCGGCTCTACCAAGAGCGCGGTGGGCGCATGAACCAGGACTTGACCATTCGCGTGCTGGGCGGCCGCTGCGTGGGTGGCTCCACGGTCCACAACATCAATCTGTGCAAGCGTTTGGCGCCAGAGATCTTGCAGGCTTGGCAGGAAGGGCATGCCGTGCGCGGACTGTCCGGCGCCAGCCTCGCGCCGGACTTCGAAAGCGTGGAGCGAGATCTGAGCGTCAGCGAAATCCCCGCGAGCGATCGCAACGCCAACAACCGCGTGCTGCAGCGCGGCGTGGAGGCCCTGGGTTGGCGTGGCGGGCCGCTGCGCCACAATCGAGTCGGCTGTCAGAAGAGCGGATTCTGCGAAGTCGGCTGCCCCTTCGGAGCCAAGCAGAATGCCGCGCGCGTGCTGGTGCCAGCGGCTCTCGCAGCGGGGGCGACGCTCTACACGCAAACCCAGGCGCTGCGGGTCCGCCATGAAGCGGGTCGCGTGTCGGGCGTGATGGCAGCACTCCTCGACGAGCGCGGGCGGCCTCATCACACCCTGGAGATCCGCAGCAAGCTCGTGGTGCTGGCGGGTAGCGCGATCGGCAGCGCGGTGCTGGCCGCCAAGAGCGGGCTGCCGGACCCGAACTTCCGCCTCGGGCGTCGCTTGCACCTGCATCCCGGCGCGCCCGTGGTGGGTGTCTTCGACGAGGCCATCGACGGCTTCAAGGGCATTCCCCAGAGCTACGAGTGCACCGAGTGGTTGGACCTTGCCGCGGGCAGCGATCGTCGCATCTGGATCACCACGGCCTTCGCGCATCCCATTGGTGCCGCGGTGACGCTGCCCGGCTTCGGACCAAAGCACTTCGAGTGGATGCAGCGCTATCGACACATCGCGGTGCTGACGGCAATGATCCACGACGAAACCGTGGGCCAAGTGCGCGTGAAGCGCGATGGTCGTCCCCTGATCGAGTACAGCTTGGGCGAGAGCGACCGGCGGCAGTTGGCTCGCGGTGTGCGCGCCTGCGCCCGGCTGCTGTTCGCCGCGGGCGCGAAATCCGTGCTCGTGCCCAGCAATCCGCCGATCGAGCTGCGAGACCCCAGCGGCTTGGACGACCTTGCTTCGGAAGCAGTGATTCCGCTCTCGGCCGCCTCCAGCATGGGGCTCGCCGCTGCCCACCCCATGAGCACGCTGCCCATGGGGGACGATCCCAAGCGAGCCGTGGTGGACAGTCGAGGGCAGCATCACCAGGTGCGCGGGCTCTACGTCGTCGACGGCAGTGTGTTCCCGACCAGCATCGGTGGCCCGCCGCAGATCCCGATCTACACGCTCTCGAAGCATCTCTGTCGCCACGCCGTCGACGCGCACCGTCAGGGTTGA
- a CDS encoding serine/threonine-protein kinase produces MYVCSECGRRYPAPGFCTQDGGTLLDARGDELLGATVGSYRVSRKIGEGGMGTVYRAVHPAIGSQVAIKVLSKECSASPSLVERFFAEARAVNLIRHERIVSVSDMAALADGRPYIVMELLEGEPLSSLVARHGPLPLGSATRIFLELLDALAAAHDKGIVHRDLKPDNVFLTRSGHVKVVDFGIAKLRPDLGGVSDATRAGSLMGTPFYMAPEQAAGANVDPRADLYSAGVALFEVVTGQRPFMANTLYELLKAHVEQMPPRPISLRADIPAPIEDVLLTALQKDPNYRFQSARDFSQALRGAMQALLPESFVPVEALVQPGADAPARAATSPSQLQSGPSHPFPALTPMSDLSTLANTTGARAPEEKRGGRFGYAALITCGVVVLATLGSCVACFGMTLFHEEKTIEIALGNGEVAVIKPGKFDPAGFAPRAASAAQRQDGAAKFVGFKATGHFSNKEMDLTRSSTARVVYSYRTPTGCIQVDVSATGLSSRKTSECATQEVTLPRCSLERAREALQKAGSSGAWSDTTVEFAAGTDGQPEWSIVDDGQTFRAPDSC; encoded by the coding sequence ATGTACGTGTGCTCCGAGTGTGGCCGGCGTTACCCCGCTCCTGGGTTTTGCACCCAGGACGGCGGCACGCTGTTGGACGCTCGCGGCGACGAGCTCTTGGGCGCGACCGTCGGCAGCTACCGCGTCTCGCGCAAAATCGGCGAGGGCGGCATGGGCACGGTGTACCGCGCAGTGCATCCGGCCATCGGCAGTCAAGTCGCGATCAAGGTCTTGAGCAAGGAGTGCTCCGCGAGCCCCAGCCTGGTCGAGCGCTTCTTCGCCGAAGCGCGCGCCGTGAATCTGATTCGCCACGAGCGTATCGTCAGTGTCAGCGACATGGCCGCCCTAGCCGACGGTCGGCCCTACATCGTGATGGAGCTACTGGAAGGCGAGCCCCTCTCCAGCCTCGTCGCGCGCCACGGGCCGCTGCCGCTGGGTAGCGCGACGAGGATCTTCCTGGAACTACTCGACGCGCTGGCGGCGGCCCACGACAAGGGCATCGTGCATCGTGACCTCAAGCCCGACAACGTGTTCCTCACCCGGTCTGGACACGTGAAAGTGGTCGACTTCGGCATCGCCAAGCTGCGGCCCGACCTCGGTGGCGTCAGCGACGCCACCCGCGCCGGGTCCTTGATGGGCACGCCCTTCTACATGGCGCCGGAGCAGGCTGCAGGTGCAAACGTAGATCCGCGCGCCGACCTCTACTCCGCTGGAGTCGCGCTGTTCGAGGTCGTGACGGGCCAGCGCCCTTTCATGGCCAACACGCTCTACGAGCTGTTGAAGGCGCACGTGGAGCAAATGCCTCCACGCCCCATCAGCCTCCGCGCGGACATTCCGGCTCCGATCGAGGACGTGCTGCTCACCGCCCTGCAGAAAGACCCGAACTATCGCTTCCAGAGTGCGCGGGACTTCTCCCAGGCGCTGCGCGGGGCAATGCAGGCGCTGCTCCCGGAGAGCTTCGTGCCGGTGGAAGCCTTGGTGCAGCCCGGCGCCGACGCCCCGGCACGCGCCGCGACCAGCCCCAGCCAACTGCAGTCGGGACCGAGCCATCCATTTCCCGCGCTCACACCCATGAGCGACTTGAGCACGCTGGCGAACACGACAGGCGCGCGCGCCCCGGAAGAGAAACGCGGTGGCCGCTTCGGCTACGCCGCGCTGATCACCTGCGGCGTGGTCGTGCTGGCCACGTTGGGCTCCTGCGTCGCGTGTTTCGGCATGACGTTGTTCCACGAGGAAAAGACGATCGAGATCGCCCTGGGCAACGGTGAGGTGGCGGTGATCAAGCCCGGCAAGTTCGACCCCGCGGGCTTCGCCCCGCGCGCGGCGTCGGCGGCTCAGCGCCAGGACGGGGCGGCCAAGTTCGTGGGCTTCAAGGCAACGGGGCACTTCTCCAACAAGGAGATGGATCTGACGCGAAGTTCGACGGCCCGCGTCGTGTACAGCTACCGAACGCCGACCGGGTGCATCCAGGTCGACGTGAGCGCGACCGGTCTCTCCTCGCGCAAGACCTCCGAGTGCGCCACCCAGGAAGTGACGCTTCCGCGCTGCAGCTTGGAGCGCGCCCGGGAGGCATTGCAGAAGGCCGGCAGTTCAGGTGCCTGGAGCGACACGACGGTCGAATTCGCGGCCGGCACCGATGGTCAGCCTGAATGGAGCATCGTCGATGACGGCCAGACCTTCCGCGCTCCCGACAGCTGTTGA
- a CDS encoding alpha/beta fold hydrolase, which produces MKLRIRGVDLWVEDSAPGSSREAVLFSHGLLWSADMFAHQVSALRDQFRCVAWDHRGQGRSDPGEGDALGMDQLTLDALAIMDRLELSSAHFVGLSMGGFVGMRLAARYPERVRSLCLLETSAGPEPRKNLPKYRVLVFVARHLGVRHVVDAVMPVMFSKTFLTDPRYAAVRSEWRQRLADSRDDIWRAVQGVLRRPGVEHELDRITCPTLVIVGDEDKATPPDKAEAIVRGVRNARLARVPEAGHTSTVEQPERVSQLLRDFLRAQPRD; this is translated from the coding sequence GTGAAGCTCCGCATTCGTGGCGTCGACCTATGGGTCGAAGACAGCGCGCCCGGCAGCTCGCGAGAAGCCGTTCTTTTCAGCCACGGGCTGTTGTGGTCGGCGGACATGTTCGCGCATCAAGTCTCGGCGCTGCGTGACCAGTTTCGCTGCGTGGCGTGGGATCACCGCGGCCAAGGACGAAGCGATCCGGGTGAAGGTGACGCGCTAGGGATGGACCAGCTGACCCTCGACGCCCTGGCGATCATGGATCGGCTCGAGCTTTCGTCTGCCCACTTCGTCGGGCTGAGCATGGGCGGGTTCGTGGGCATGCGACTGGCAGCCCGCTACCCCGAACGCGTTCGCTCTCTTTGTCTGCTGGAAACCAGCGCGGGGCCCGAGCCACGCAAGAACCTGCCGAAGTACCGCGTGCTGGTGTTCGTCGCGCGCCACCTGGGCGTGCGCCACGTCGTGGACGCCGTCATGCCGGTCATGTTCAGCAAAACCTTCCTGACGGACCCGCGCTACGCCGCGGTTCGCAGTGAATGGCGCCAGCGCCTCGCCGACAGCCGGGACGACATCTGGCGAGCGGTGCAGGGCGTGCTTCGGCGTCCCGGCGTGGAACACGAGCTGGATCGAATCACTTGTCCCACGTTGGTCATCGTCGGGGACGAAGACAAGGCGACGCCGCCGGACAAGGCCGAGGCCATCGTGCGTGGCGTGCGCAATGCCCGCTTGGCCCGCGTGCCCGAGGCCGGGCACACCTCCACGGTCGAACAGCCTGAACGGGTCTCGCAACTCTTGCGCGACTTCTTGCGGGCCCAGCCGCGCGATTGA
- a CDS encoding phosphoenolpyruvate kinase: MKTSLSSADIDRELATLTEAEARFNKQFPGESGSRQPVHTVYGGAHLFKAGTSKKLGELASRMLATYAPDAFTFARALDLPGSQTLPAQLDESKGIIAAVRKDPEAARTLNRPAWLASILYDRIVDKLQREAVEDFRIDFEDGYGNRPDEEEDKDAVRTAGEVAVGMKEGGLPPFLGIRIKPLTAELRQRSVRTLDLFLTELAAKAEKKLPNNFVITLPKVTLPEQVHALVKLFAALEQKTGFAAGSLKMEIMVEQTQVIIGPDGRAGLAALIAAGEGRIVAAHFGTYDYTASCNITAAYQSMTHASCDFAKHVMQVSLASTGVWMSDGATTIMPIAPHAAAKDGPPLTPRQLAENLDTVHRAWKLHFDQAMHSLVNGYYQGWDLHPGQLPTRYAAVYSFFLQGLDTASERLTKFVDRAAQATLVGDVFDDAATGQGLLNFFLRAKNCGALTEEEAVRLSGLSPAELASRSFVKILDGRRKH; the protein is encoded by the coding sequence ATGAAAACCAGCCTATCCAGCGCCGACATCGACCGTGAACTCGCCACCCTGACCGAAGCCGAGGCTCGCTTCAACAAGCAGTTCCCCGGCGAGAGTGGCAGCCGCCAACCTGTCCACACGGTGTACGGCGGCGCGCATTTGTTCAAAGCCGGCACGTCCAAGAAGCTCGGCGAGTTGGCGAGTCGCATGCTCGCGACCTACGCGCCCGACGCCTTCACCTTCGCGCGCGCCCTCGACCTCCCGGGCAGCCAGACCCTTCCGGCTCAGCTCGACGAGTCGAAGGGAATCATCGCGGCCGTGCGCAAGGATCCCGAGGCAGCGCGAACCCTGAACCGCCCCGCCTGGCTCGCGTCCATTCTCTACGATCGAATCGTCGACAAGCTGCAGCGTGAAGCAGTCGAGGACTTCCGCATCGACTTCGAAGACGGCTACGGCAACCGCCCCGACGAAGAGGAAGACAAGGATGCCGTTCGCACTGCGGGCGAAGTCGCCGTCGGCATGAAGGAAGGCGGACTGCCGCCGTTCCTCGGCATCCGCATCAAGCCCCTGACCGCAGAGCTGCGCCAGCGTTCCGTGCGCACGCTGGATCTGTTCTTGACGGAGCTCGCGGCGAAGGCTGAAAAGAAGCTGCCCAACAACTTCGTCATCACCCTGCCCAAAGTCACCCTACCCGAGCAGGTTCACGCCCTGGTGAAGCTCTTCGCCGCCCTCGAGCAAAAGACCGGTTTTGCTGCGGGCTCGCTGAAGATGGAGATCATGGTGGAGCAGACCCAGGTGATCATCGGCCCCGACGGCCGCGCCGGGCTGGCCGCGTTGATTGCGGCTGGCGAAGGCCGCATCGTCGCTGCGCACTTCGGCACTTACGACTACACCGCGAGCTGCAACATCACCGCGGCCTACCAGAGCATGACCCACGCGTCCTGTGACTTCGCCAAGCACGTGATGCAGGTCTCATTGGCCAGTACCGGCGTGTGGATGAGCGACGGCGCGACGACGATCATGCCCATCGCTCCCCACGCGGCAGCGAAGGATGGTCCGCCGCTGACGCCCCGCCAATTGGCGGAGAACCTCGACACGGTCCACCGCGCCTGGAAGCTGCACTTCGATCAGGCCATGCACTCCTTGGTCAACGGCTACTACCAGGGCTGGGATCTGCACCCGGGTCAGCTGCCCACGCGCTACGCGGCGGTGTATTCCTTCTTCCTGCAAGGCCTCGACACGGCCAGCGAGCGCCTGACCAAGTTCGTCGACCGCGCCGCGCAAGCCACGCTGGTGGGCGACGTCTTCGACGACGCAGCCACGGGGCAAGGTCTGCTCAACTTCTTCCTGCGCGCCAAGAACTGCGGCGCACTGACGGAGGAAGAGGCCGTGCGCCTCAGTGGTCTCTCGCCCGCCGAGCTCGCCAGCCGCTCCTTCGTGAAGATCCTCGACGGCCGCCGCAAGCACTGA
- the hxsB gene encoding His-Xaa-Ser system radical SAM maturase HxsB: MFPLQSLGVPPKSTQKLLPFRFRPVADRVLLTTDFGDFAFVSPDELKALYRGELSPELEDRLAERGFIRDRVSEARLVQRLSGRRRFLRHGPNLSILVVTLRCNETCVYCHASRAEMSQVETDMSRPTAEKAVELALQTTSPRVTIEFQGGEPLVNFDVMRHAIEYALEKNKAYGKELEFTLVSNLALLDDEKLDYLVANKVQICTSIDGPELLHNKQRVLPSGNAYQKAAEGIRRVNARYREQGLDPVLYHVEALPTITRGALGQAKAIVDTFVDLGCLSIFLRPVDPFGFAGKTQDKIEYDRAQYMQFYREALDYILELNRGGTRVMERYAAIFLTKILTGEDPNFLDIRSPGGAGLGQLTFNYDGAVYTSDEGRMLAETGDPSFCIGHVDTARYRDLIMHDTIRALVLASNLDGQPDCVSCTYNPYCGNKPEHNYRTQGSIFGRMRESDICAVHKGIQDVLFEKLLQEDESTLDTFRRWTTVRERAHFLQST, from the coding sequence ATGTTTCCATTGCAGTCCCTCGGCGTTCCGCCCAAGAGCACGCAGAAGCTCTTGCCCTTCCGCTTTCGCCCCGTGGCGGATCGCGTGCTCTTGACGACGGACTTTGGAGACTTCGCCTTCGTTTCGCCGGACGAGCTGAAAGCGCTGTATCGCGGGGAGCTGTCGCCGGAGCTGGAGGACCGGCTGGCCGAGCGCGGCTTCATCCGTGATCGCGTGAGCGAGGCGCGCCTAGTGCAACGCCTGAGTGGGCGCCGGCGCTTTCTGCGACATGGGCCCAATCTCAGCATTCTGGTGGTGACGCTGCGCTGCAACGAGACTTGCGTCTACTGCCACGCCAGTCGCGCCGAGATGTCCCAAGTCGAGACCGACATGTCACGGCCGACCGCGGAGAAGGCGGTGGAGTTGGCGCTGCAGACCACGTCGCCGCGCGTCACCATCGAGTTCCAGGGCGGGGAGCCCCTCGTCAACTTCGACGTGATGCGCCACGCCATCGAGTACGCGCTCGAGAAGAACAAAGCCTACGGCAAGGAGCTTGAGTTTACCCTCGTCAGCAACTTGGCGCTCTTGGACGACGAGAAGCTCGACTACCTCGTCGCCAACAAAGTGCAGATTTGCACCAGCATCGACGGGCCGGAACTGCTGCACAACAAGCAGCGCGTGCTCCCCTCAGGCAATGCCTACCAAAAAGCGGCGGAAGGCATCCGCCGCGTCAACGCGCGTTATCGCGAGCAGGGGCTCGACCCGGTGCTCTACCACGTGGAAGCCCTGCCCACGATCACCCGCGGCGCCCTGGGGCAAGCCAAGGCCATCGTCGATACCTTCGTCGACCTGGGTTGCCTGTCCATCTTCCTGCGACCGGTGGATCCCTTCGGCTTCGCCGGCAAGACCCAGGACAAGATCGAGTACGACCGCGCGCAGTACATGCAGTTCTACCGCGAGGCCCTCGACTACATCTTGGAACTCAACCGCGGCGGCACTCGCGTGATGGAGCGCTACGCGGCGATTTTCCTGACCAAGATCTTGACCGGAGAGGATCCCAACTTCCTCGACATTCGCTCACCGGGCGGTGCGGGCCTGGGCCAGCTGACCTTCAACTATGACGGCGCGGTCTACACAAGCGACGAAGGGCGCATGCTGGCCGAGACCGGCGACCCGAGCTTCTGCATCGGGCACGTGGACACGGCGCGGTATCGCGACTTGATCATGCACGACACCATCCGCGCGCTGGTGCTCGCGTCCAACCTGGACGGCCAGCCCGACTGCGTGAGCTGCACCTACAATCCCTACTGCGGCAACAAGCCGGAACACAACTACCGCACCCAGGGCTCGATCTTCGGGCGCATGCGCGAGAGCGACATCTGCGCGGTGCACAAAGGCATCCAGGACGTGCTGTTCGAGAAGCTGCTCCAGGAGGATGAAAGCACCCTCGATACCTTCCGCCGCTGGACGACGGTCCGCGAACGCGCGCACTTTCTGCAGTCGACCTGA
- a CDS encoding RNA polymerase sigma factor: MTQGASEHTAAAFSGPVAVASDEAALSDLFREHAPFVWRTLRSLGFSPSDADDLSQEVFLVVLQRLSDFEGRSSLRTWIYGIAVRVARAHRRRASTRCEKPYAAPPEGTTTSCPQNEALDREAWELLRRALDELDDDKRAVFVLFEIEQLPMTEVASALECPPQTAYSRLYAAREHVQSFMRRASRERWAG; encoded by the coding sequence ATGACTCAGGGCGCCAGCGAGCACACGGCCGCAGCGTTCTCCGGGCCAGTAGCCGTCGCCAGCGACGAAGCAGCTCTGTCGGACTTGTTCCGCGAGCACGCGCCTTTCGTTTGGCGCACTCTCCGCAGCCTTGGCTTCTCTCCGAGCGACGCGGACGACCTGTCCCAAGAGGTCTTTCTCGTCGTGCTGCAGCGGCTGTCGGACTTCGAAGGCCGCTCGTCCCTGCGAACCTGGATCTACGGCATCGCCGTTCGGGTCGCCCGCGCGCATCGCCGCCGTGCGAGCACGCGTTGCGAAAAGCCCTACGCCGCGCCGCCGGAAGGGACGACGACGAGTTGTCCCCAGAACGAAGCACTGGACCGTGAAGCGTGGGAGCTGCTGCGTCGCGCGCTGGATGAACTGGATGACGACAAGCGCGCCGTGTTCGTGCTCTTCGAAATCGAGCAACTCCCGATGACCGAAGTCGCGAGCGCCCTGGAGTGTCCGCCACAAACCGCGTACTCACGGCTCTACGCCGCCCGCGAGCACGTGCAATCCTTCATGCGTCGAGCGTCGCGAGAAAGGTGGGCCGGATGA
- a CDS encoding phosphatidylglycerophosphatase A: MTPPQENFATLLATWFGCGRAPKAPGTVGSIGALPVHFMLRRLGAGPYALATLGLFAVGVWSSQREAERLGVEDPQSVVIDEVVGALIAMGLGSTGVGGALLALGLFRVFDITKPSVIDDVQHAKPEGMGIMLDDVLAGLAAAATARVMLRK; encoded by the coding sequence GTGACCCCGCCCCAGGAAAACTTCGCAACGCTTCTGGCCACTTGGTTCGGTTGTGGCCGGGCTCCCAAGGCTCCCGGCACCGTCGGCTCGATAGGTGCGCTGCCTGTGCACTTCATGCTGCGTCGATTGGGCGCTGGGCCCTACGCGCTGGCCACGCTGGGCTTGTTCGCGGTGGGCGTGTGGTCATCGCAGCGCGAAGCCGAACGCCTGGGTGTGGAGGATCCCCAGAGCGTCGTCATCGATGAAGTCGTGGGCGCGCTGATCGCGATGGGTCTGGGCAGCACCGGCGTCGGTGGCGCGCTGCTGGCCCTGGGCCTGTTCCGCGTCTTCGACATCACCAAGCCCAGCGTCATCGACGACGTGCAGCACGCAAAGCCCGAGGGCATGGGCATCATGCTCGACGACGTCCTCGCCGGACTCGCAGCAGCCGCAACAGCGCGCGTGATGCTGCGCAAGTAG
- a CDS encoding HlyD family efflux transporter periplasmic adaptor subunit: MSVGRKILRAIPPILALFVGVAIMGVMIKTRPQAEKKAREERGALVKTAKVHSIRERVRVVEGGIVIPAEQITAQPEAAGRVVWQHPELVPGGRFKKGDVLVRIDARDYRLALRQQSANVNRAQLELKLESARKEIAKEEWAIIGEDQRSSAEGKALALREPQLEAAQANLEAAQSARAQAKLAVSKTTLRAPFNGFVKAEAVDIGQLVTPQTPLATLVGTDEFWVQVSVPVDRLGVMDIPGWNAKTGSKAIIAQEVAGQRVEREGKVVRLMGDLDPVGRMARVLVAIEDPFGLKMAKAKASESAPEPAGELPLLLGAYVEVAIEARISDEVIEVPRLALHDGDSVYVFGKDGRLGVRTVKVAWRRADTVLVREGLTSGEEVVVSRLPSAVPGMRLRKAPEDEKTVLGQK, encoded by the coding sequence ATGAGCGTGGGGCGCAAGATCTTGCGGGCCATTCCGCCCATCCTCGCGCTGTTCGTCGGCGTCGCGATCATGGGTGTGATGATCAAGACCCGCCCGCAAGCAGAAAAGAAGGCTCGCGAGGAGCGCGGTGCGCTGGTGAAGACCGCCAAGGTGCACAGCATTCGGGAACGAGTGCGCGTCGTCGAGGGCGGCATCGTCATCCCCGCGGAGCAGATCACCGCGCAACCCGAAGCCGCTGGCCGTGTCGTGTGGCAGCACCCGGAGCTCGTGCCCGGCGGTCGGTTCAAGAAGGGCGACGTGCTAGTGCGCATCGACGCTCGGGACTACCGGTTGGCGCTGCGGCAGCAGAGCGCCAACGTGAACCGCGCCCAGCTGGAGCTCAAGCTGGAGTCCGCGCGCAAAGAAATCGCGAAGGAAGAGTGGGCGATCATCGGCGAAGACCAGCGCTCTTCGGCCGAAGGCAAAGCCCTGGCTCTGCGCGAGCCCCAACTCGAGGCGGCCCAGGCCAATTTGGAGGCCGCCCAGAGCGCGCGCGCCCAGGCCAAGCTCGCCGTGTCCAAGACGACGCTGCGCGCTCCCTTCAACGGCTTCGTAAAGGCAGAGGCGGTGGACATAGGGCAGCTGGTCACACCGCAGACACCCCTGGCCACGCTAGTGGGCACCGACGAGTTCTGGGTGCAGGTGTCCGTGCCCGTGGATCGCTTGGGCGTGATGGACATTCCCGGTTGGAACGCGAAGACGGGGTCGAAGGCGATCATCGCGCAAGAAGTGGCGGGCCAGCGCGTCGAGCGCGAGGGCAAAGTGGTGCGCTTGATGGGCGATCTGGATCCCGTTGGACGCATGGCGCGGGTGCTCGTCGCGATCGAGGATCCTTTCGGACTGAAGATGGCCAAGGCCAAGGCCAGTGAGTCTGCGCCGGAGCCCGCGGGGGAGCTGCCGCTGCTCCTGGGTGCGTACGTGGAAGTGGCGATCGAGGCACGGATCAGTGACGAAGTCATCGAGGTCCCCCGACTCGCACTGCACGACGGAGACAGCGTCTACGTCTTCGGCAAAGACGGCCGTCTGGGAGTGCGCACGGTGAAGGTAGCGTGGCGCCGTGCAGATACCGTGTTGGTGCGCGAAGGGCTGACGTCGGGGGAGGAAGTCGTCGTCAGTCGCTTGCCGAGCGCCGTGCCTGGCATGCGCCTGCGCAAGGCCCCGGAAGACGAAAAGACCGTCTTGGGTCAAAAATGA